TCCTGTCATGTCAGCGAAAAAAAAGCACCCGTACTGCATCATTCCATGATTATCGGAAACGGCGGAACAGCTTCCGGCGGAGTCCGCTTCACCGCAATTGCTTCATAGACGGAGGTCATATACTCCGCGACCGTATCGTAATTGACACTCCGCTCGATCACACGCCGCGACCGGCTGCCAAGAGTATTGCGGAGCTCGTCATTTCCGATGAGACGGCCGATCGCCTCCGCGAGAGCAGCCGTATCGCGTTCACTGACCAGTATACCGGTTATTCCGTCCCTGACCAGAACGGGGATGCCTCCCACGTTCGAGGCGACTATCGGAAGTCCCGCCGCCATCGCTTCTGGTACCACGACGGGGAGACCGTCCACCGCCCCGCTCTCATGCCGTATCGACGGCACAACAAGGAGATCGGCCATTCTGAAATAAACGGGACCCTCGTCCCGCATGACCGCGCCTGGCATGACGACACGGTTTTCGAGACCGAGACGGGCGGCGTATTCCTTCATTTCATCGAAAAGTACTCCCCCGCCTGCCAGAACGAGCGTCACATGTTCATGCCCGGCTGCAATCGTGCGGAAGGCATCGAGAAGGTAGGTGAATCCCTTGACATGAACCATCCGCCCCATTGCGAGGACAATACGGTTGTTCGGTGGAATCCCCAGCCTGCCGCGAAGCCGGTGGACATCCGCTCCGGTTACATTTGCGGAAAAATCCGATTCCACGGTGTTGGGTACAAGACCGCATTTACGTGTATCGATTCCGATGGCGCGGAGCCGTGCAGTGAGGTCGGGGCTCGGTGAAAATATGTACGTCGCCTGCGAAGCCGCGAATCGCGCCATGCTCCGGAAAAGGGCGTTTTTTTCGGCGGTGAAGACATCGGAGCCGTGGAGCTGGATAATGAGCGGCACTCCGGTCGCCCTCGAAACACGGGCCGCGATATAACCGTTGGGGAGAATCCAGTGGGCATGGAGAATATCCGGTTTCTTTTCGAGAACAAGACGTTTAAATGTCCTATTTGCCGCGAGAAAGAGGAGCGGCGACAGCGCCATCACCCGTTTTCTGAACCGCACATTCCCCTCGATAGTCCGCGAATAGCCGAGAATATGGAGACTGTCGGGCCAGACATAGCGGTATGTCCGGAGATCGACCGTATGGTCGCCGGGCTGACGGTTCCATGCCGGATCATACGCCGTAAGCACGGACACATCGTTCCCCCGCCGCGCAATATGCTCCATGAGCTGTTCGACAAATGGGGCATTGATGTCGCCGGTAAAACGCGGATAAGTATGTGTCAGCACACAGATTTTCATGGAGTGGGTGTGGAATCGACGCGGAAGGTTCCCGCCTTTTCCATCCTGCTGT
This is a stretch of genomic DNA from bacterium. It encodes these proteins:
- a CDS encoding glycosyltransferase; translated protein: MLTHTYPRFTGDINAPFVEQLMEHIARRGNDVSVLTAYDPAWNRQPGDHTVDLRTYRYVWPDSLHILGYSRTIEGNVRFRKRVMALSPLLFLAANRTFKRLVLEKKPDILHAHWILPNGYIAARVSRATGVPLIIQLHGSDVFTAEKNALFRSMARFAASQATYIFSPSPDLTARLRAIGIDTRKCGLVPNTVESDFSANVTGADVHRLRGRLGIPPNNRIVLAMGRMVHVKGFTYLLDAFRTIAAGHEHVTLVLAGGGVLFDEMKEYAARLGLENRVVMPGAVMRDEGPVYFRMADLLVVPSIRHESGAVDGLPVVVPEAMAAGLPIVASNVGGIPVLVRDGITGILVSERDTAALAEAIGRLIGNDELRNTLGSRSRRVIERSVNYDTVAEYMTSVYEAIAVKRTPPEAVPPFPIIME